The region AGAAAGACATCCAGATCGGCGTTACGGCGCAATTCTGAACCGGAGACGAATCCATGTTTCTGAACCCTGCATTCCTGAGATACGGCAAACCCCTGGTCGCCGCGGCGCCGATCATGCTGGCGCTGACCGGGCTGCCGACAACGGCCCATGCCTGCACCGGCGACGCCGCCACCGACCCCAACCTCTGCGTCAATGACGGGCGGACAGTCAACGGATTCGGCGAGTTCTTCAATTCCGACCTGACGGGCGTCCCCGGCGCGACCACTGCGCCCGGCAGCACGGAAGACGAATCCGAGAACCCGTTCCTCGACGCCCTGTTCAACGGACTCGGCGGCCGCAAACCGGGAGCTGAGAATGAAGACATATCAATCAGCGGCACGATCGATACGAGCGGGGATCCCGGCGGTCCATTCGGCGGCGAAGAGGACTTTTATTGGTGGGAAGATACTGACGTGGACTTCGGATTTTCCGGAATGTCGGATAACGGGCTGACCTTCTCGGGATTCACCGACAACGGTCTGAGATTTGGCGCACGCATACGCATCATCGACGAACCCGAGCCCAGGGGCGGCGGGATCAGCATCGGTGGTCGTATCAATGAGGGGTATTTCGATTCCTTCCTCAACGACGGCGCCAACGGCGGCACCGACGCCAGCGACATTGATAACGCACCAGAAATACGCTTCAACCTGACCCGGTCGATAGTTGCCGACAACGGGCTGAAATTCGGCGTACAAATCCAGCTCGAGGAGACAGGCGGCGGCATCGACGAGTTCGACCCCTTCATCAGCGGAACTTTCGGAGAAATCCGAATAGGCGACGAATCCAGCGACCGCGCCTTCTCCTACGGCGCGCCCGATGACGTTGCCTCGGGCGGCGTCTTTCGCCCGCAGATCACCCTGGATAACGGGATCACCATCGGCATCGATCTCCAATCGGGTTCGGGGACGGCCGGGGCCAACACGGAAGCCGGACCGAAATTCACCAACTTCAGCCCCTCCTTCGGGGGCTTCAGGCTCGATGTCGGTGACCTGGGTTCAAACGATACCGCCGGCGGCGTAAAACAGTTCGACATCGGCAACCAGTATGTCGACAGTTTCGGCGACCTCAAGCCGGCATTGTCGGCACGCTGGGGCGTGGACAGCGCTGCCTCGAACTTCGCGGTCGGCCAGGCCAGCGCCGAAGGCTACGGAAACCTCGGGGTCGGCATCAAGAGCTTCGACTATGTGCCGCTGGACGATTACGGCATCAGGGTCCAGTACGGCCTGGACGGGAGTGCCGTGGTCGTGACGGCACCATCCGGCACCAGGCTGGGCGGGAACGCCCCGGCACCGGCCGCGGCACCGGTGACCCCG is a window of Alphaproteobacteria bacterium DNA encoding:
- a CDS encoding porin, which produces MFLNPAFLRYGKPLVAAAPIMLALTGLPTTAHACTGDAATDPNLCVNDGRTVNGFGEFFNSDLTGVPGATTAPGSTEDESENPFLDALFNGLGGRKPGAENEDISISGTIDTSGDPGGPFGGEEDFYWWEDTDVDFGFSGMSDNGLTFSGFTDNGLRFGARIRIIDEPEPRGGGISIGGRINEGYFDSFLNDGANGGTDASDIDNAPEIRFNLTRSIVADNGLKFGVQIQLEETGGGIDEFDPFISGTFGEIRIGDESSDRAFSYGAPDDVASGGVFRPQITLDNGITIGIDLQSGSGTAGANTEAGPKFTNFSPSFGGFRLDVGDLGSNDTAGGVKQFDIGNQYVDSFGDLKPALSARWGVDSAASNFAVGQASAEGYGNLGVGIKSFDYVPLDDYGIRVQYGLDGSAVVVTAPSGTRLGGNAPAPAAAPVTPPPAPVTGTQVGTMSFANQGQRSEVNLIRTADGKTHAVDTETGHDFGTVHESRSGFGWSFDNPPVPAPTPPDPAAADPISAQDRQALFTDGFESGNTSAWLTPNIGF